AAAAACAATTACTTACAAAGTGGAAATGTATTCAATAGATGAGGCTTTTATCGATATATCTGATGTGGCAGTTACACCTAAAGACTTAGGCTACATTATAAAAAGTCATATTAAAAAAAATTTTGGTATTACATGTACAGTTGGAGTCGGCAAATCAAAGCTTGTGGCAAAAATGGCAACCGAAATCAACAAACCTGACGGACTAAATATAATAAACGACGAAGATGTATACGCATTTTTAGATACATTTAGCTTAAACGACATATGGGGGATAGGGAAAAAGCTTACAAAAAAGCTCAATAGTCTTGGAATCTACAGCACAAAAGATATTAGAAAACTTAATAAAGATTTTTTTATAAAGACATTTGGGAAAAACGGGGAAAAAATTTACGGTATGGCATTTGGCGAATATCCGGAAGGGGTAAAGTATGAGGATGAGCCGATAAAATCAATAGGGCACAGTATAACTTTACCAAAAGATACTTTCGACAGAAAACTCTTAGACAGCTACATACTACAACTTTCCGACATGGTATCTTTTAGAGCCAGAAAAGCTCACATTGCAGGTAAAACCATAACTTTTCATTTAAGATATTCCGATATGACAAAATTTTCAAAAATGCACACAATAGGATACCCTACATCTGCAACTCACCAAATTTATGAAATAGCAAAGCATATTTCCAAAGATATAGATATGACAAAAGGGGTAAGACACGTGGGTGTTTCTCTGGGCAACTTAATATATTCCTGTGGAAGTATAAACGATATTTTCAGTAAAAAGTGGGAAAATGTATATTCTGCAATAGACAGTATAAACCATAAATATGGAAATTTAACAATAACTTTTGCCAATGTATTAAATTGCCAGAGGTTAAGCTCAAACACTCTTCACCCCTGGCAAAAATTATAAATTATTTTGCATTGTCATCGGTTTCAATTTGGAAGTCTGCTTCCAAATAATCGTAATTAACTCTCAAAAGGGAAACTTTCAGTCTGTCCCCTACTTTAAATGTCTTTCTCGTCTTTTTACCTATTATGATATTATCATTATGAAAGTAGCTGTAAAAATCGTCATCAAGGCTTGAAAGGGGTATAAAACCACCCATAATAAGCTTAGGAATAAACACAAACATACCGCCGGAATTAAGCCTATTTATATATGCTTCATATATTGTGCCTTTATTATTTTCCAAAAATTTTAATTTTTTAAACTGATGAATCTCACGCTCGGCATCTTCCGCCCTCTGCTCAGTTTCAGAAGATTGTTTAGTGGCTTTTTCTACAAAATCACCCGGAATATCATAAGGATATTCAAATAAAGCATTTTTTATCAGTCTGTGAATAACAAGGTCAGGATATCTTCTGATGGGGCTGGTAAAATGCGTATAAGATTTTGATGCAAGACCAAAATGTCCTATATTTTTTGTATCGTAAATTGCCTTTTCCATAGTCTTTACGAGCAGAGAATTTAGAATATATCCAAACTTGTTATCTTCAAACTTTGAAGCAATCTCCTGAATAGTTTTAGGGGTAATTTCATCAGGCAAATCTACCGAAATACCAAAAGTAGATAATACATTTAAAAATTCTCTTACTTTTACGGCAGACGGCTTATCATGTACTCTATAAACAGAAACAACGCCAAGATTTTCAAGATATTCAGAAACCGCCTCATTTGCTTCAATCATAAAATTTTCAATTATCCTGTGGGATAACTTTCTTTCAAGGGGCTGAATATCTACCAAATCCCCGTTTTTGTCAAAAATAAACTCCGGCTCAGGAAGATCAAAATCTATTGTTCCCTGACTCTTCCTTTTTTCTATAAGTAAATTAGTTAATTCAACGGCAATAGAAAGAAGATTTTTAAGGGGTTTACTCCTTGTTTTTTCCTTCCCTTCAATAATATCATTTACATAATTGTAAGTAAGCCTGTAATTACTTTTAATCGTAGACTGATACAGCTCTAACTTAACCCTTTCACCATTTTTATTGTAAAATATTTTGGCAGTTAAAGTTAGTTTTATCTCATCAGGTCTCAAGCTGCATAGTTCATTTGATAGTTTTTCCGGAAGCATTGGAATCGCAAATTCAGGAAAATATACACTTGTACCCCTCTTATATGCCTCTATATCTACCCTTGTGTTTGGCCTTACAAAATGAGCAACGTCTGCAATGTGAACATATAATATATAACCGTCATCACTTTTTTCCAAAGATATGGCATCGTCAAAATCACGAGCTGTCTCCCCGTCAATAGTAACGGTAAATAGCTTTTTAAAATCGGTCCTTTTACCAGGATTATTGAGTAGATTTTGAGCTTTTTTATCAACCTCTTTGATTACAGCAGGAGGAAAATTTCTGTCCAATTCGTATTTAGATAAAACTATTTCGTTTTCAATACCCTTATCACTCAAATTCCCCAAGACTTTTAATATTTTACCTTCAGGATTTTTCCCCCCTTGCGGGTAAAATACTATTTCACACAAAACTACATCATTGTCCTTCAAGTTTTTAGAGTATTTTTTAGGGATATATATATCGTTAAACAATTTTTTTACGAAAGGGATAACATGAGCAAAATGTGCAGACTTTTCAACTCTACCGACAACTTTTCTATATCCACGTTCAAGTATCTTAACTACACGGGCTTCCTTTTTATTCCTAAAATATTCTATTCTGACAGCAACCCTATCTTTGTGAACTGCACCATTCATCTTTTTTGGGGGGACAAATATATCTTCCATGCTTTCATCATCAGGGACAAAAAATGCATAACCATCAGGATGCCCGTCAAGGTAGCCTGTCAAAACATCCAAATTTTTGGTAAGACAATATTTGTTTGATTTTAACTTTATAATTTGTCCTTCTTTTATAAGTAACTTAAGAGATTGTTTTAAGTTTTTAGTGTCAATATCTGTTTCTTTGAGAAGCTCATTGAGCTTGACGGGTTTATCTTTTTCCAACAAAAAGTTAATAATTTTACTTTCAATATTATTCAATATTTAAGTCCTTTATTTTTTTTCTTAATGTATTTCTGTTAATTCCCAAAATCTTTGATGCTTCAGATTTATTATTAAGCGTCTTTTCCAAAGCAGCTTTTATAAGCGGCTTTTCGACTATTTTCAAATATTCCTCATAAGAATTAAACGATTCACTTATAGTTTCTGAGCTAATAATCTCAGCAGCAAGATTTTTTAACTGCTTGGAAAGGGAATCTTTACCATTTTTGCCGTTTATTTCAAATACTTTATTTGGCAAGTTATGTTTTGTCAAAGTTTTTCCGCTTGAATGTACAATACTGTATTGAATAACATTTTCAAGCTCTCTAATATTACCCGGCCAATTATATTTAACTAAAACTTCCATAGCATCGGTACTAATAGATATATCCTTCTCCCCTAAAGAGGCATACTTTTTCAAAAAATGATTCACAAGCACAGGGATATCCTCTTTTCTTTCCCTTAAGGATGGAAGGCTTATTGTGACTACATTTAATCTATAATATAAATCTTCTCTAAATCTTTTTTCTCTGACAAGCTCTTCCAAGTCATCATTTGTAGCAACAATTACCCTTATATCAAGCTTTGTTGTCTTATTTGAACCAAGCCTTGTAACCTCTTTTTCCTGTAAAACACGCAATAATTTTGATTGTATGGCCATTTCAGCTTCTGAAATCTCATCCAAGAATATAGTACCACCGTTTGCTTCTTCAAATTTGCCCGGCTTATCACCTACTGCCCCGGTAAATGCACCCCTGCTATAACCAAAAAGCTCGCTCTCCATAAGCTCTTTCGGTATAGCAGCCATATTTATAGCCACAAAAGGTTTGCCACTTCTTGAACTTTTTTCGTGTATCATTTTGGCGATTACTTCTTTACCTGTACCGGTCTCCCCCTGAATCAGCACATTAATATCGGTCTTTGCTATTTTGCCAATGGTCTTATAAATATCTACCATTTTTTTATTGTGCGTTTGAAAGTCGTATTCATCTTCAAAAGAGACGACCTTTTTATTCCCCTTATCACTTATTATTTCATTAATCTTATCTTTCAACTCTTTTAAATCAAAAGGCTTACTGACAAAATCAATTGCTCCGGCTTTCATAGAATTAATAATATTTGAACCTGAATTTTGAGCTGTCATTATCAAAAAAGTAGTGTCATTGTAAATTTTAGACCATTTTTCAACAAGCTCGATACCATTTTCGTTATTTAAAAATATATCAACAAGGCACACATCTATGGAGTAATCGTTTAAAATTCCAACGGCTTCCTGCGATGTCTCACAAGTAAGTACTTCGGTGGATTTGTCTGATAACCCTTCCTTTAATACCCAAAGGATACTTTCTTCGTCATCCAAAATCAATACTCTCATCATATCAAACAGGCAAATAGATACTAAAAGTAGTACCCTCTCCTTCTACAGATTTATATTCAATTTTACCAAAATGCTTTTCAATTATCTCTTTAGAAATAACAAGACCCAAGCCACTCCCTTTGGACTTGGTAGTCCAAAATGGAGTAAACAGTTTATTCCTAATACCCCTGTCAATACCGTTACCATTATCAATAATACTAAATTTTAACATTTTTTTAAACACATTTTTTTCTCTATCAAAAAACTTTATGGTAGAGTCAATCTCATATCTGATTTCAACTCTGGAAGTATTAGCGGCTTCACATGCATTCTTTATCAAATTATTAAAAACCATTTCAAGCTTTTCTCTGTCACCGCTTACTTTTTTGATGGAATCATCTATGCACAAAATGAAATCTATTTTATTGTAAATAATCACAAATTTATCAACAATATTTTTTAAAAAATCATCTATATATATGTCACTGTAATTCAATTTAAGGTCTGTCAACACATTTACACTTTCAAGCAAATATTTGATACGACTGCTCTCTTTTCGTATAATATTTGTACATTTTTTAAGATAATCATCATCATATTTAGATTCAATTACCTGAATTACTCCTTCAATAGCGGTTAAAGGGTTTTTTATCTCATGATGAAGGGAGCTTATATCAATAAACTCGCTAATAGAAGCAACAAACTCACCTAAAGGTATTATAATAAAACTCAACTCTTCCTGATTGAAAAATTTAATACCATAAGTCTCTTTGTTAGTTTTAAATATGTTTTTCCCTGTATTTAGAACACTAACCAGATATTCAAAAAGATTACTGACTCCTGCCATATATAATTCTGTAAGCAGCTTTTCACCGTAGGAGTTAGTGGCAAGTATTTTCCCATTTTCATCAAACTTTAGAAAACCATAATCCTCATAACTTTGCATAAATACTACATACTATTTTCTGACGTCATACCTAATCTACTATTGTCAAAAGGTAAAAACTCAAACTCATCCATAATGCTTTCGGTAATCTGACTGGTCTCCTTGTCAACTTTTAAATAGCTTACATTGTCTGTAGACTTAAAAACATCAAAATCTACTTCCGGCAATACGCCTACTACATAATCTATCCAAGCAGGCAAAGAAGCTCTACCCCCTGTCTCAAGCCTTCCAAGTGACTGAAAATCATCAAATCCAGTCCATACACCTATAGTTAGGTTTGGTAAAAAACCAATAAACCAAGCATCTTTGTAATCGTTCGTAGTACCTGTTTTCCCACCTATAAACCTATTAATAAATTTTGCTTTTCTTCCTGTACCGTTTTCTACAACATTTATAAGAGTATCCGTCATTATCTGAGCAGTCTCAGGCTTTATTGCCTGATATTTTATTTGCTCATTAACCTCATAAACAGTATTGCCGCTGTAATCCTCTATGGACTTTACAAATATTGGCTCTACATATTCACCCATATTTGGAAAAACAGAAAAAGCTGTTACCATCTCAAGTAAAGAGATGGCACCAGAGCCTATACTTACAGATAAATCCCTTTGAAAGTCAGTAGTAATACCAAACTTTTTGGCATATGAAATAATCTTATCTATACCTATTTTTTCGGCAACTTTTATTGTAACGATATTTCTCGATTTGGTAAGTGCCTGTCTTAGCGTAGTAAATCCATAAAATTCCTGTTCAAAATTTTCAGGCTTCCAATATTTACCTTCCTCACCGGTATCCATAATAACAGGTGCATCCAATATTTGAGTATTTATATTCATTCCACTTTCAAGTGCCGCAGTATACACAATTGGCTTAAAAAGACTTCCGACCTGCCTTCTTGCCTGTGTTGCTCTGTTAAACATAGACTTTGAATAATCAAAGCCTCCTACCATGCTCAGCACTTCTCCTGTTTGGGGAATCATAGACAAAAGAGCACTTTCTGCTTTTGGTTCCTGTGCTAATAAATAATTTCCGTTACCTGTCTTCTGCACAATGATTACATCATCATTTCTAATAATTTTTCGCATATCATCCAAAAGCCTTATATCTGAGCCATACGGCTTTGCCCATCTATTTTTTATAAGTTCAATTCTTCCCTTCAGGAAGTCTTCCGAAGAGTTGTCAAGGGATACAAAATCAGCATACTTTCTATCGACATCTGTCACCTTGACAATCCTAAAGCCATATCTTTCTATATACTTTACCTTATTGATTTTTTCTTCTATATTTTCTTCAGACATATTCCCGATTACTCCAAAGTATCCTTGGCGTTTTGATAAATCAAGCAAGTTGCTTGAAATTGCCTTTTCAGCAATATTTTGAAAATCTACATCGAGGGTTGTATTTACTTTGTACCCCTTGTCATATAAATCCAAACCAAGTTTGTCATTTATATAACTTCTTATAAAATCTATAAAATAAGGAGCTGATAAAATTTTATCAGGGATGTTCGGAATGATTTTTATCTCATCCAATTTAGCAACTTCATACTCCTTCTCAGTCAGATACCCCTCTTCATACATTCTATACAATACATGGTCTCTTCTCACCAGAGATTTTTTCAAGCTAATATGAGGTGCATAAATTCCGGGAGCTTTAGGTAGACCTGCAATAAGAGCAGCTTCTGACAAGGTCAATTCGGAAACGGATTTGCCAAAATAATTTCGTGCGGCAGCCTCGACTCCGTATGCTCCTCTACCAAAGTAAACTTCATTTAAATAAATTTCTAAAATTTTATCTTTGCTAAGATAATTATCGATTTTATAAGCCAAAATCGCTTCTTTTACTTTTCTTTTTAACTTTCTCTCAGGGGTCAAGTAAATTACTTTTACAAGCTGCTGAGTCAGAGTGCTTCCCCCCTCAACTACCCTTCCCGCTTTTATATTGGTAAAAAATGCTCTTAGTATGCCTAAAAAATCCACACCGCCATGTTCATAAAATCTGCTATCTTCTACGGCAATAACGGCTTGTTTGAGATAAAGCGGTATCTGCTCAAATTTGACGGGGTAACGTCTCTCCTTTCCAAGTTCCCCTATCAGCCTACCCTTTCTGTCGTAAATTAAAGTAGGGATTTTATAGGAATAATCCTTGAGCTGTTTGATAGAAGGCAGCTCACTGCTTAGTTTATAAATATAGACCAGCACTGATAGTGAGCTAATCAAAAAAATTGTGAAGCAAATTACAACAAATATCTTAAATATCTTCATAGCTAACTCTTCATCCTATATTCAAAAAGAATATCTCTTATTTTTGCAGCTTTTTCAAAATCAAGATTTTCAGATGCTTTATACATCTCTTTTTCAAGAGTCTCAATATCTTTTTTGGCATTTCCCGTAAGCTCAATATCAACTTCACCCTTTTTAGGGATAGTTACATAATCTTTTTCATAAATGCTCACAAGTATATCATTCATTTTACTTTTGATGGTTTCAGGGGTTATATTGTGAGCTTTGTTATACTCTAATTGTTTTTCTCTTCTCCTCTTTGTTTCATTGTAGGCTCTTAATATCGACCCGGTCATCTTATCTGCATAAAATATAGCTCTCCCATTTACATTCCTTGCCGCCCTGCCAATTGTCTGAATTAAAGCTCTGTCAGACCTTAAAAATCCTTCCTTATCCGCATCCAGCACTGCCACAAGGCTTACCTCCGGCATATCAAGCCCTTCCCTTAAAAGATTTATACCTATTAATACATCAAACTCCCCTTCTCTAAGACCTTTGATAATTTTAACACGCTCAAGAGTGTCGATATCCGAATGCAAGTATTCTACCCTAATATTCAAATCTTTCAAATATGCTGTCAAATCTTCAGCCATCCTTTTTGTGAGGGTGGTAACCAATACCCTTTCCCCTTTCTCTACTGTCTTAACAATTTCAGAGTAAACATCATCAATTTGATTTCTCGCAGGTCTTATATCTATCTCAGGGTCAACAAGCCCAGTGGGGCGTATAATCTGTTCGACAACAATACCTTTTGAATCTTCTAATTCAAATTCAGCAGGGGTAGCACTGACATAAAGTACATTATTAACCCTTTCATAAAATTCTTCAAATTTTAAGGGTCTGTTGTCAAGGGCAGCAGGAAGTCTGAAACCAAACTCAACCAATGTAGTTTTTCTTGACCTGTCCCCGTTGTACATTCCTCTAATTTGAGGAATAGTCATATGAGATTCATCTATTATCACAAGGGCATCTTTCGGCAGATAACTTAACAATGTAGGTGGTGGCTCCCCCGGCAACCTTCCTTCAAAATATCTTGAATAATTTTCAATCCCATTGCAATAGCCGGTTTCTTTTATCATTTCGATATCAAACATAGTCCTTTGAGAAAGCCTCTGAGCTTCAAGCAGCTTATTTTCTTTTTCAAAATAAGCTACCCTCTCAAGCAAATCCGCCTTAATCTGCTTGATTGCATCATCTACTGTCACTTTACTTGTAACATAGTGAGTGTTGGGATAAATAGCAATTTTAGGCCTTGTCTGTATGGTTTGACCTGTTAGCGGGTCAAATTCAGATATTCTGTCTATCTCATCACCAAAGAATTCTATTCGATAAGCGAGTTTATCTTCATGAGAAGGGAATACTTCCAAAGTGTCACCTTTTACCCTAAATGTTCCTCTATGAAAATCGTAATCATTTCTATCATATTTTATTTCAACCAATTTTTGTAGAATTTCATCAATTCCAATATCATCACCAACTTCAACTGATACTAACATCCCGTGATAAGCTTCGGGTGAACCTAAACCATAAATACATGAAACACTTGCAACTATTATAACATCTCTTCGCTCAAGTAGACTTCTCGTAGCAGAATGTCTTAACTTGTCAATCTCCTCATTTATAGATGAATCCTTTTCAATATATGTATCAGTCTGCGGCATATAGGCTTCAGGCTGATAGTAATCATAATAACTCACAAAATACTCTACTGCATTGTCAGGGAAAAAGTTTTTAAATTCACCGTAAAGCTGTGCCGCCAGAGTCTTATTATGAGCGATAATAAGAGTGGGGACATTTAACTGCTCTATCACATTAGCCATAGTAAATGTCTTACCTGAGCCTGTTACCCCTAAAAGTACCTGTCTGGTTAATCCATTTTTGAAATTTTTAACAAGATTTTTTATCGCTTCAGGTTGGTCACCACTTGGGCTGTATTCTGTAACTAATTTATACTTGTCCATACTTTTGCCTCAAAAGATAATAACCACCATACAGAGCAGCTTTATTTTTGAGCTTTGAAACAGCAAGACATGTGTTGTTTTTGTAAGCATTGAAAATATTTTTTGCAAACACCCTAATAGTACTTTTGTAATAATAAGTTGCCACTTCCGACAATCCACCGCCAATTATTATAACTTCGGGAGAAAATATATTTGCAATGTTAGATAATCCTACACCGAGATATTTAGCAAAAATATTTACAGCCAAAATAGCTAAATTATTTTTACGCTCCACCAACTGTAATATTTCTCCAATCGAAACTCTATTTTCACTAAGCTCAAAATAAATTTTTTCTAAACCTGTTTTAGAGCAGTAAGCTTCAAAACATCCCTTTTTACCGCACCCGCATAAGTAGCCGTCTGTTTCAATAGTCATATGTCCTATTTCAAAAACACTCAATTCACTTCTTAAGATTTTACCATCTAAAATCAAACCTCCGCCGACACCTGTACCAAGTGTAACCAAAGCCAAATTTTTAATTTTATAATCTGACACAAAATACTCACCCAAAGCAGCCATATTTGCATCATTCTCAATTGTTGAAAATATGTTAACCATCTTTAAATCATCAATAATATTTTTGCCAACAATGTATTTTAGATTGGGAGCATATTTCACTATACCCTCTTTATAACTTACAGTGCCGGGGACTCCCAAACTGACATAGTTGACGTTATATTCAACACATCTGTCTTTTACCAGCCCAACTAAACCTTCGTAGTTTTTTGGTGTATAAACTTTATCGGATGATATAAGATTGCCGTTACCGTCAAAAAGACCACATTTAATATTAGTGCCACCAATATCAAAAACTAAGATTTTGTTATCTTTTCCAAGGAAAATATCGCTCAAATTCTTCTCTCTCACCGGGGTCATACCCGATTATTTTATTCCAAACTGTTGCGTGCTCCATACAAAAATATATAAATACATTTTGCCATTTTTTTCTAATACTTTTGTAAACAAAGTTTAATATTTCCAATCTCTCAGGCTTGAAATATCTAAATTTCCCATCAAGTCCTGAGATATAACTGTATTTGGTTAAAATGCTTCTGTCAAACTTTTCCCTTATTTTATCTATCAAAGATGGTATGCACCTGAAGGTAGATAAACTAATAAATTCAACATACCTTTCATCAATTTCATTTACAAGTTTACTGATAACTTTTTCATAATCTTGAAATGCATCAGGGTAAATCACTATCGGATCAAAATGAAATGCTACCTTATATCCATATTCCGTTAAAGATTTGGCAGCATTAATCCTATCATTTATCGACGCAGCTCTATGTTCTTCATGTGAAGCTATATATTCCGTATTTAAACTAAAAGAAACGATAATATTTTTTGGATTCAGGTTTAGCAGATTACCTATGTTTGCCGACTTTGTTTTAAACTCAAATTGTATATTTTCAAGGTTATTTACGATAGGAGCAAAAAATTTGGAAAACTCAAAAATATTGTCAAGGGCAAGGCTGTCCGACAATTCCCCCGTGCCTACCCTAAACCTCCCTTTCTTATCAAGGATAGAAAGCTCATCCTTTATAGCATTTGTATCTGCAAAAATTTTTATATATTCGTGATTTAAATAGCTTTGTAATATACAGTATGAGCAGTCAAACGGACACCCTTCCATTATATCAAACACATGATAATGGCAGCATCTATAAATTTTAGTGGCGGGGCAAGGTCTTAAAAATGTGCCTCTTGAAGAAGTTACAAAAATATTACTTTTTGAATCTTCAAATTCAGCATCACTTTCAACAATATCGTATGAAATATTTTTATTGTTAAGCAACTCTACAATTTTTGTATTTAAGGCTTTTTTTTCAACATAAATCATTATTTTTTAATATGTTAAATACTTCCTCGACCTTTCTTTCCGACTTTTCTAAAGTTTTAATCTTATCTAAAAAATCCTCAAAACTTTTTACCTCAAAATTAACACTTATAGTGCAAAGCTCAAAATTATTTTTATTTTCCATGACAATACCATTTCCTATCTGCAAAAGCTCGGTTATCTTTTTTTCAAAATCAAATCTTCTCTTATTAAACTCGTTTCTAAGCCTTAAAATCTCACTATCAAGGTCATTTTCAAAATTAATTTCATCCTTAAAATCGTAAATATTATTGATTAAAATCCTAAAATTTGACACGGAAGGGTTTTTTATATGAACGTAATTTGATATTATTTCTATTATCTTTTCATCAAAATTTGTCAAAATATTTAAATATTTAAAGGCAATATCTTTTTCTACTATGTAAGATTTCAAGTTATCAGGCAAATATTGCAGCCTTTCCAAAATATGAAATTGTTTCTTACTTACGATATTGTATTCCTTAAAAAACGAAAAGTTTTCAACATTTAAGTTATTGTTTAGAATAAACATATATATATTTGATAATTCGATAATATTTAGATTGCCACCCCTTAATTTAACTGCAAGATTAATGGCAGCTGCGTAATCGCAAACCTCTTCAAAAAGCACCAACTCATTAGTCTGGAAACCGAAATTTGCAATAACATATAAAGTATCATCAATTTTTACACACGGAACAATAGGGTTAAGACTTTCAACATCTTTTGGAAAATAGAAGTCAAATGTTTTTCTGTCTACTTTGTTAGCAGAATTAATCTTAATTATTTTCATTCACCTTCTCATCAAAAAGGGCATCAACAAAATTTCTTGCATCAAAAGGCTTCAAATCTTCCATAGATTCCCCAAATCCAATGAATTTTACAGGGATACCAAGCTCATCAACAATTCCGACAATCACTCCCCCTTTTGCAGTCCCGTCAAGTTTTGTTAAAACAATACCGGTAACATCTACATCAGACTTAAATGCCTTAGCCTGCATTACAGCATTTTGACCACTGGTAGCATCAAGCACAAGTAAGACTTCATGAGGAGCATCAGAAATCTCTTTTTGTATAACTCTTTTAACCTTTGTAAGCTCATTCATCAAATTATGTTTAGTGTGGAGTCTACCAGCCGTATCAGCGATAATTACATCATAACCTTTAGCTTTGGCAGAAGCCACTGCATCAAAAATAACTGCTGCCGAATCACTCCCCTGAGTCTGCTTTACCACGGGCACACCAACCCTTTCTCCCCATATACAAAGCTGCTCTATTGCTGCAGCTCTAAAAGTATCCCCTGCCGCAAGTAATACTTTTAAACCGCTATCTTTAAACATCTTTGCAAGTTTTGCTATGCTTGTAGTTTTACCTGCACCATTTACACCTACTACAAGCACCACATACGGTTTCTGGTCAGTCATTTTCAAACTGTTATCAATGTTAAGTATTTTAAAGACCTCTTCTTTGATATACTTTTTTAATTCAGAAGGATTTTTTAATACTTTTCTTGAAACATCTTTTCTAACTTTATCAATTATTTTAAGGGTAGTTGCCACACCAACATCAGCAGAAATAAAAAGCTCTTCCAACTCCTCTAATAAGTCCTCATCAATAACTTTCTTCCCAAGAAGTACAGACTCCATCCCACCTACAATTTTATCGGAAGTCTTACTTAACCCATTTTTAAGTCTCTTAAAAATACTTACTTTGTCCTCTTTAACCGGCTCATTCTTTAACGGCACAACATCTTCTACAGGTTTTTCCTCGAAGATATCTTCAACCTCTGCATCTTTTTTATCAAGAATCTCTTCACTCAGCTTATTTTCCTCAATTAACTGCACATCAGTTTCACTCTCTTTAACTTCAGCGCTCTTTTTCTTTTTAAAAATATCAAAAAATCCCATCTTATTCCTCTATTATGTTTTTTATTTTTTCCATACTGTCATAAATCAACTTTTTGTCATCATAACTAAATATTTTATCTTTAATGTAAAAAAGTTTGTAATCCCCTATTGTAAAAAAATTTATATAAAAATTTTCAAATTTTATTTCACCAAACAAAATATTCTTTTTAAGCTGCTGCATCATATTTGCCGTATGATTTACAAGCATCATAAATTCATAATTATCCGAACAATTAACCTTAAATATCAGCTCGCCGATATCGTCAATTAGAATAACAGTAATGTTTTTAAAATCGTAATTATTTAATCCTTCAAACATTTAACTTAACCTTACTGAGATAACTTTTGAAACACCGGGCTCCTGCATTGTAATACCATACAAAGAATCGGCTGATGCCATAGTCTTTTGATTGTGTGTAATTATCACAAATTGAGTATTTTCAGATAATGTCCTTACAATCTTACAAAATCTTTCCA
Above is a genomic segment from Deferrivibrio essentukiensis containing:
- a CDS encoding penicillin-binding protein 1A, with amino-acid sequence MKIFKIFVVICFTIFLISSLSVLVYIYKLSSELPSIKQLKDYSYKIPTLIYDRKGRLIGELGKERRYPVKFEQIPLYLKQAVIAVEDSRFYEHGGVDFLGILRAFFTNIKAGRVVEGGSTLTQQLVKVIYLTPERKLKRKVKEAILAYKIDNYLSKDKILEIYLNEVYFGRGAYGVEAAARNYFGKSVSELTLSEAALIAGLPKAPGIYAPHISLKKSLVRRDHVLYRMYEEGYLTEKEYEVAKLDEIKIIPNIPDKILSAPYFIDFIRSYINDKLGLDLYDKGYKVNTTLDVDFQNIAEKAISSNLLDLSKRQGYFGVIGNMSEENIEEKINKVKYIERYGFRIVKVTDVDRKYADFVSLDNSSEDFLKGRIELIKNRWAKPYGSDIRLLDDMRKIIRNDDVIIVQKTGNGNYLLAQEPKAESALLSMIPQTGEVLSMVGGFDYSKSMFNRATQARRQVGSLFKPIVYTAALESGMNINTQILDAPVIMDTGEEGKYWKPENFEQEFYGFTTLRQALTKSRNIVTIKVAEKIGIDKIISYAKKFGITTDFQRDLSVSIGSGAISLLEMVTAFSVFPNMGEYVEPIFVKSIEDYSGNTVYEVNEQIKYQAIKPETAQIMTDTLINVVENGTGRKAKFINRFIGGKTGTTNDYKDAWFIGFLPNLTIGVWTGFDDFQSLGRLETGGRASLPAWIDYVVGVLPEVDFDVFKSTDNVSYLKVDKETSQITESIMDEFEFLPFDNSRLGMTSENSM
- the uvrB gene encoding excinuclease ABC subunit UvrB, whose product is MDKYKLVTEYSPSGDQPEAIKNLVKNFKNGLTRQVLLGVTGSGKTFTMANVIEQLNVPTLIIAHNKTLAAQLYGEFKNFFPDNAVEYFVSYYDYYQPEAYMPQTDTYIEKDSSINEEIDKLRHSATRSLLERRDVIIVASVSCIYGLGSPEAYHGMLVSVEVGDDIGIDEILQKLVEIKYDRNDYDFHRGTFRVKGDTLEVFPSHEDKLAYRIEFFGDEIDRISEFDPLTGQTIQTRPKIAIYPNTHYVTSKVTVDDAIKQIKADLLERVAYFEKENKLLEAQRLSQRTMFDIEMIKETGYCNGIENYSRYFEGRLPGEPPPTLLSYLPKDALVIIDESHMTIPQIRGMYNGDRSRKTTLVEFGFRLPAALDNRPLKFEEFYERVNNVLYVSATPAEFELEDSKGIVVEQIIRPTGLVDPEIDIRPARNQIDDVYSEIVKTVEKGERVLVTTLTKRMAEDLTAYLKDLNIRVEYLHSDIDTLERVKIIKGLREGEFDVLIGINLLREGLDMPEVSLVAVLDADKEGFLRSDRALIQTIGRAARNVNGRAIFYADKMTGSILRAYNETKRRREKQLEYNKAHNITPETIKSKMNDILVSIYEKDYVTIPKKGEVDIELTGNAKKDIETLEKEMYKASENLDFEKAAKIRDILFEYRMKS
- a CDS encoding ROK family protein, giving the protein MSDIFLGKDNKILVFDIGGTNIKCGLFDGNGNLISSDKVYTPKNYEGLVGLVKDRCVEYNVNYVSLGVPGTVSYKEGIVKYAPNLKYIVGKNIIDDLKMVNIFSTIENDANMAALGEYFVSDYKIKNLALVTLGTGVGGGLILDGKILRSELSVFEIGHMTIETDGYLCGCGKKGCFEAYCSKTGLEKIYFELSENRVSIGEILQLVERKNNLAILAVNIFAKYLGVGLSNIANIFSPEVIIIGGGLSEVATYYYKSTIRVFAKNIFNAYKNNTCLAVSKLKNKAALYGGYYLLRQKYGQV
- a CDS encoding SPL family radical SAM protein, producing MIYVEKKALNTKIVELLNNKNISYDIVESDAEFEDSKSNIFVTSSRGTFLRPCPATKIYRCCHYHVFDIMEGCPFDCSYCILQSYLNHEYIKIFADTNAIKDELSILDKKGRFRVGTGELSDSLALDNIFEFSKFFAPIVNNLENIQFEFKTKSANIGNLLNLNPKNIIVSFSLNTEYIASHEEHRAASINDRINAAKSLTEYGYKVAFHFDPIVIYPDAFQDYEKVISKLVNEIDERYVEFISLSTFRCIPSLIDKIREKFDRSILTKYSYISGLDGKFRYFKPERLEILNFVYKSIRKKWQNVFIYFCMEHATVWNKIIGYDPGEREEFERYFPWKR